Proteins encoded in a region of the bacterium Unc6 genome:
- a CDS encoding magnesium and cobalt transport protein CorA: MFRAFSYNSKTKEYFFDVNTEQIRPFLANPDCLLWIDISEPDDEEVEFLLEVFNLHPLTIEDIVMPSSRPKIEEFENYAYLVTRSMVLSNGEIEIRELNFCLGKNFLISTHVEAMECIQSNQDRVLKKSPIITRGADMLLYSILDTLVDNYFPIVAKFDDAVDKLTDELFGEPTNQILSKIYNLKNQVLILRRTIGIQADVINIISRGDIGIISQSNTIYFRNIYDHLVRLNDIIGTSRDLITSALEAYVSIVSNRLNDIMKFLTIIMTLMMPATLIASIYGMNFEHMPELQWRWGYPVALALMFVLSMTLIFYFKKKKWL, translated from the coding sequence ATGTTTAGAGCATTTTCATATAATAGCAAGACAAAAGAATATTTTTTTGATGTAAATACCGAACAGATAAGGCCTTTCCTTGCTAATCCTGATTGTCTTCTCTGGATAGACATCAGTGAGCCGGATGATGAAGAGGTTGAGTTTTTACTTGAGGTGTTTAATCTTCATCCATTGACAATTGAAGATATTGTTATGCCGAGCAGTAGACCCAAGATAGAAGAGTTTGAAAATTATGCATATCTTGTTACCCGTTCTATGGTTTTAAGCAACGGGGAGATAGAAATAAGAGAACTTAATTTTTGTTTGGGTAAGAATTTTCTTATAAGTACTCATGTTGAAGCAATGGAGTGTATCCAGTCTAACCAGGACAGAGTTTTAAAGAAATCGCCTATTATTACAAGGGGTGCAGATATGTTACTGTATTCTATACTTGATACACTTGTTGACAATTATTTCCCTATTGTAGCAAAGTTTGATGATGCTGTGGATAAATTAACAGATGAACTTTTTGGCGAGCCTACAAACCAGATATTGAGTAAAATATATAATTTAAAGAATCAAGTTCTTATTTTAAGAAGAACAATAGGGATTCAGGCAGATGTTATAAATATTATATCAAGGGGCGACATAGGAATTATCTCCCAGAGTAACACTATTTATTTTAGAAACATATACGATCACCTGGTAAGGCTAAACGATATTATTGGCACAAGTAGGGATTTAATTACAAGCGCACTTGAAGCATATGTATCTATTGTATCAAACAGACTGAACGATATTATGAAATTCCTTACCATCATTATGACCCTTATGATGCCCGCCACGCTTATTGCAAGTATATACGGTATGAACTTTGAACATATGCCAGAACTTCAGTGGAGGTGGGGGTATCCTGTTGCTCTTGCCTTAATGTTTGTTTTATCAATGACTTTGATTTTTTATTTTAAGAAAAAGAAATGGCTTTAA
- a CDS encoding cell division protein FtsA, with the protein MKNPLVAGLDVGSGKVCVVVAHCLREGPCICGIGISKSRGIHRGTVSDIAEATDCIQEAINKAERSAGIELWDVFLSIGGSISSYTTVNSVIISDEGGSVKQKDIYNLKNSIKFSNSSLERKTILIEPNLYKIDGYGLIKNPLGMLGNRLEGRFCVITVSNAIEQNLKKAISHIGLDIEQMVPSSVALSNSVLTDYQRENGVVLIDIGLNLTQVSIFLNDSIVYTQTIDIGGIDIVQWLSSNLHIYPDQAEEAKRQFGCVLCKDKPQTRFPVRGSNISLEQNQIAGCIKQKVEEIFKQVYDVLEKSIYRNQIQCGAILVGGESMLDGIQDVCEDILALPVKTGSAKGFISNTDALNHPSYAVSLGLIQIGYKRKRMRAKKQGPGILSKVKDKIKVMIEEYF; encoded by the coding sequence ATGAAAAACCCATTGGTTGCAGGTCTTGATGTAGGTTCAGGTAAGGTCTGTGTTGTTGTTGCACATTGTCTTAGAGAAGGACCCTGTATTTGTGGTATAGGAATTTCAAAATCAAGGGGCATCCATAGGGGCACGGTTTCTGATATTGCAGAGGCTACAGATTGTATCCAGGAAGCGATAAATAAGGCTGAAAGAAGTGCCGGGATAGAACTCTGGGATGTTTTTCTTTCAATAGGCGGGAGCATATCTTCTTATACCACTGTTAATTCAGTCATTATAAGCGACGAAGGCGGATCGGTTAAACAGAAAGATATATATAACCTTAAAAACAGCATAAAATTTTCTAATTCTTCATTAGAAAGAAAAACAATACTTATAGAACCAAATCTGTATAAGATTGATGGATATGGTTTGATAAAAAATCCGCTTGGTATGCTTGGAAACAGATTAGAGGGCAGGTTTTGTGTTATCACTGTTTCTAATGCTATTGAACAGAATCTTAAAAAAGCAATATCTCATATAGGACTTGATATAGAACAGATGGTCCCTTCTTCTGTTGCACTTTCAAATTCTGTTCTTACGGACTATCAGAGGGAAAATGGTGTTGTATTGATTGATATCGGTTTAAATCTAACACAAGTATCCATATTTTTAAATGATAGTATTGTATATACGCAAACAATTGATATCGGCGGGATTGATATTGTTCAATGGCTGTCATCTAACCTTCATATATATCCGGACCAGGCAGAGGAAGCAAAAAGACAGTTCGGATGTGTTTTGTGTAAAGATAAACCGCAGACTCGGTTCCCGGTAAGAGGAAGTAATATTAGTTTAGAACAAAATCAGATTGCAGGTTGTATAAAGCAAAAGGTTGAAGAAATTTTTAAACAGGTCTATGATGTATTGGAAAAGTCAATCTACAGAAATCAGATACAGTGTGGAGCGATTCTTGTCGGGGGCGAAAGTATGTTGGATGGTATTCAGGATGTTTGTGAAGATATCCTTGCTTTGCCGGTGAAGACCGGTTCTGCCAAGGGTTTTATCTCAAATACAGATGCTCTCAATCATCCATCTTACGCGGTTTCACTTGGACTTATTCAGATTGGCTATAAGAGGAAAAGAATGAGGGCAAAAAAACAAGGGCCGGGTATTTTAAGTAAAGTGAAGGATAAAATAAAGGTAATGATAGAGGAGTATTTTTAA
- a CDS encoding apolipoprotein N-acyltransferase, with protein MLNHWRKHLNVKTIVFILTGILLSLSFPRPGFFSVAWFSFVPVFFLLYNASKKQAFYLGFVFGLSFFLWTIRWLAWVTFAGYILLCIYLAFYFAVFTFIFKFLSEAKIPFPLFFISVPSLWVLLEKVRDTTLFGGFGWAQVAYSQAPFLPIIQIASLTGTAGINFLIIACNFAVALLLRSAFYKDIKIKNVAFSTFFSFFLFVLVFTYGYISLKKEIKKGEVLRVGAIQGNIPQEQKWDPSARELILEKYSLLTKLASFDLPDCIIWPEAATPGFYNQDFIWEKIEQLAQDTKSWLLIGTLRQTDTLTYNSAILVNPDAQITSYYDKIHLVPFGEYLPGEKIFPIFRKIIPHGQIIGNFTKGKDIKIMHIGKRGEPQGSIPAGVFICFENTNSSLVSKFVKKGAMLLINITNEAWFRDSGQQYQHAQMSVFRAIENRRPVLRVANTGLTCLIDEQGKIVKELSDEKGKQIDVTGIMIADIHIPEKQTLTFYTMYGNVFVWFCTTMVFLTAFTSVCYNNKSR; from the coding sequence ATTCTCAACCATTGGAGGAAACATCTTAATGTGAAGACAATTGTTTTTATTTTAACAGGAATATTGCTTTCGCTTTCTTTCCCAAGGCCTGGTTTTTTTTCTGTTGCATGGTTTTCTTTTGTTCCTGTATTTTTTCTTCTTTATAATGCTTCAAAAAAACAGGCATTTTATCTTGGGTTTGTTTTTGGACTTTCTTTTTTTCTTTGGACAATAAGATGGCTTGCCTGGGTAACATTTGCAGGCTATATACTTTTATGCATCTACCTTGCTTTTTATTTTGCAGTTTTTACATTTATTTTTAAGTTTCTGTCAGAAGCAAAAATCCCTTTCCCTTTGTTTTTTATAAGTGTTCCATCTTTATGGGTTTTACTTGAAAAAGTCCGAGACACCACCTTGTTTGGCGGATTTGGATGGGCGCAAGTGGCGTATTCACAAGCACCGTTCTTACCGATTATACAGATTGCAAGTCTTACTGGAACAGCAGGAATAAACTTTTTAATAATAGCATGTAATTTTGCCGTTGCCTTATTATTAAGGTCGGCTTTCTATAAAGATATAAAAATAAAAAATGTAGCATTTTCAACTTTTTTTTCATTTTTTTTGTTTGTTTTGGTTTTTACATATGGTTATATTTCCCTTAAAAAAGAAATTAAAAAAGGTGAGGTATTAAGGGTCGGCGCTATCCAGGGCAATATTCCTCAGGAACAAAAATGGGACCCTTCTGCAAGAGAACTTATTCTTGAAAAATATTCTCTTTTAACAAAACTTGCATCTTTTGATTTACCAGACTGTATTATTTGGCCTGAGGCAGCAACACCTGGATTTTATAATCAGGATTTCATATGGGAAAAGATTGAACAGCTTGCACAGGACACGAAATCATGGCTATTGATAGGAACCCTTCGCCAAACAGATACCTTAACATATAACAGCGCAATTCTTGTAAATCCTGATGCGCAAATTACATCTTATTACGATAAGATACACCTTGTTCCCTTTGGTGAATATTTGCCCGGTGAAAAGATATTTCCTATATTCAGAAAAATTATTCCTCATGGACAGATAATAGGAAATTTTACAAAAGGGAAAGATATCAAGATTATGCACATAGGCAAAAGAGGTGAACCACAGGGCTCTATTCCTGCGGGTGTTTTTATATGTTTTGAAAACACCAACTCTTCTCTTGTATCTAAGTTTGTAAAAAAAGGCGCTATGCTTCTAATAAATATTACAAATGAAGCATGGTTCAGAGATTCCGGACAACAGTATCAGCATGCCCAGATGTCAGTATTTCGTGCCATAGAAAATAGAAGACCTGTTTTAAGAGTGGCAAATACAGGTCTTACCTGTCTTATAGATGAGCAGGGAAAAATTGTAAAAGAGCTCTCAGATGAAAAAGGGAAACAGATTGATGTTACAGGAATAATGATAGCAGACATACACATACCGGAAAAACAAACACTGACCTTTTATACAATGTATGGAAATGTATTTGTATGGTTTTGCACAACTATGGTTTTCTTGACTGCATTTACATCTGTCTGTTATAATAATAAAAGCAGGTGA
- a CDS encoding inosine 5-monophosphate dehydrogenase, with protein MEVFIGCERKARCCYGFDEVALVPGEITINPNEVDTSWEIGGKRFKVPIIAAAMDGVVDVRFAIAMGRVGGLAVLNLDGIQTRYEEPDEILDKIAKATPQQATELVQEIYIEPIKENLISKRIEQIKKENLPAIVSTIPQNAERFGAIAQEAGVDFFIVQSTVTTPKHLSSEYKALNFTDFCKKMKCPVIIGNCVTYETALALIKTGPAGLLVGIGPGAACTTRGVLGIGVPQVTATCDCASARDFYYKKTGHYVPIITDGGMRTGGDICKAFASGADAVMVGSAFARAKESPGKGFHWGMATSHSNLPRGTRVQVGTTGTLEEILFGPARLDDGSQNLMGALQTSMGNVGARNIKEFQLTQIIIAPSIQTEGKVFQQVQRVGMGNIKEDEKF; from the coding sequence ATGGAAGTATTTATAGGATGCGAAAGAAAAGCAAGATGCTGCTATGGATTTGATGAGGTGGCGCTTGTCCCGGGGGAAATTACAATAAATCCAAACGAGGTTGATACTTCATGGGAGATTGGTGGAAAGAGATTTAAGGTGCCTATAATTGCAGCGGCAATGGATGGGGTTGTTGATGTAAGATTTGCTATTGCTATGGGTAGGGTAGGGGGGCTTGCAGTTTTAAATCTTGATGGCATCCAGACAAGGTATGAAGAGCCTGATGAGATACTGGATAAAATTGCAAAAGCCACTCCACAACAGGCAACAGAACTGGTACAGGAAATATATATAGAACCTATAAAAGAAAACCTTATATCAAAAAGAATTGAACAGATAAAAAAAGAAAATCTTCCTGCAATTGTAAGCACTATCCCTCAGAATGCAGAAAGGTTTGGAGCAATTGCACAAGAGGCAGGAGTTGATTTTTTTATTGTTCAGTCAACTGTTACAACACCAAAACATTTGTCATCTGAATATAAAGCACTTAATTTTACTGATTTTTGTAAGAAAATGAAGTGTCCTGTTATTATCGGAAACTGTGTAACATATGAAACCGCACTGGCGCTGATAAAAACAGGTCCTGCCGGATTATTGGTTGGAATAGGCCCAGGTGCAGCCTGTACCACAAGAGGAGTTCTTGGGATTGGTGTGCCTCAGGTAACTGCAACCTGTGATTGTGCGTCAGCAAGGGATTTCTATTATAAGAAAACAGGTCATTATGTCCCGATAATAACAGATGGCGGAATGAGAACAGGCGGAGATATATGCAAGGCGTTCGCATCGGGTGCAGATGCTGTAATGGTAGGTTCTGCATTCGCAAGAGCAAAAGAATCGCCTGGCAAAGGCTTTCACTGGGGCATGGCAACATCTCACTCAAATCTTCCCAGAGGAACAAGAGTCCAGGTTGGAACAACCGGCACATTAGAAGAAATATTATTTGGACCTGCAAGATTAGATGATGGTTCACAGAATCTTATGGGAGCGCTACAAACAAGTATGGGAAATGTTGGTGCAAGGAATATAAAAGAGTTTCAACTTACACAGATAATTATCGCACCTTCTATACAAACAGAAGGCAAAGTATTCCAGCAGGTTCAAAGGGTTGGGATGGGGAACATAAAAGAGGACGAAAAATTCTAA
- a CDS encoding aspartate--tRNA ligase encodes MKRTHTCADINERNVETEVCLAGWVNSRRDHGGLLFIDLRDRSGIIQLVINPKQNKIAEGLRNEYVVYVKGSVQKRPPGTENPKILTGNIEINVKELKILNDSQILPFEISDNLNVSEDLRLQYRFLDLRRPCMQKKIITRHKIVQYIRKYLEKKGFIEIETPILTLSTPEGARDYLVPSRVNPGKFYALPQSPQLFKQILMVSGFEKYYQIARCFRDEDLRADRQPEFTQIDMEMSFVDENDVMNMTEELLREIFSKVSNINLPEPFPIISYKDAMERFGTDKPDLRFKYEIKNLTDILKDTEFKVFKTIVDVKGSIRAICVKCDLSRSQIDEITQAAKGFGASGLVWFKIKQEQIESPVVKFLKEESLKKIIELFDAKQGDMIFVMAGKEPDVLHWIGRLRCYIAEKIGIIPEGIFKPVWVTESPMFFYNTEERRWEAEHHPFTAPKEEDIALLDKEPSKVRSRAYDVIINGLEVGGGSIRIHNRDLQEKIFRLLGIDKETARLRFGFLLNAFAYGAPPHGGIAPGLDRLVRLITGDDNIREVIAFPKTQKAICLMTEAPSEVSQGQLKELHINIVDSYMKFGSD; translated from the coding sequence ATGAAACGGACACACACTTGTGCAGATATTAATGAAAGAAATGTTGAAACTGAGGTATGCCTTGCAGGATGGGTTAATTCAAGAAGAGACCATGGCGGACTTTTATTTATAGATTTACGGGACAGAAGCGGTATTATTCAACTTGTAATCAATCCGAAACAAAATAAAATTGCAGAAGGTTTAAGGAATGAATATGTTGTATATGTAAAGGGCAGTGTCCAGAAAAGACCGCCCGGGACAGAAAATCCAAAAATCCTGACAGGGAATATTGAAATAAATGTAAAGGAATTAAAGATATTAAATGATTCTCAAATACTTCCGTTTGAAATTTCAGATAATTTAAATGTATCAGAGGATTTAAGACTTCAATACAGGTTTCTTGATTTAAGAAGACCCTGTATGCAAAAAAAGATTATAACAAGACACAAGATTGTTCAGTATATAAGAAAATATCTTGAAAAAAAAGGTTTCATAGAAATAGAAACACCAATTCTTACCCTCTCAACACCGGAAGGTGCAAGGGATTATCTTGTTCCAAGCAGGGTTAATCCGGGAAAATTTTATGCGCTTCCTCAATCTCCCCAATTGTTTAAACAAATTTTAATGGTTTCAGGATTTGAAAAATATTATCAGATTGCAAGGTGTTTCAGGGATGAGGATTTAAGAGCAGACAGGCAGCCCGAATTTACACAGATTGATATGGAGATGTCTTTTGTAGATGAAAATGATGTAATGAATATGACAGAGGAACTCTTAAGAGAAATATTTTCAAAGGTTAGCAATATTAATCTCCCTGAGCCTTTTCCAATAATAAGCTACAAAGATGCGATGGAAAGATTTGGAACAGATAAACCTGATTTGAGGTTTAAATATGAGATTAAAAACTTAACGGATATTCTAAAAGATACAGAGTTTAAGGTTTTTAAAACTATTGTAGATGTAAAGGGAAGCATAAGGGCAATATGTGTTAAATGCGATTTATCAAGATCCCAGATAGATGAAATTACGCAAGCTGCGAAGGGATTTGGTGCAAGTGGACTTGTTTGGTTTAAGATAAAACAGGAGCAGATTGAATCTCCTGTGGTAAAGTTTCTTAAAGAAGAATCTTTGAAAAAAATAATTGAGTTGTTTGACGCAAAACAGGGAGATATGATTTTTGTAATGGCAGGTAAAGAACCGGATGTTCTTCACTGGATTGGAAGGCTCAGGTGCTATATTGCAGAAAAGATTGGAATAATTCCAGAAGGGATATTTAAACCGGTCTGGGTTACAGAGTCTCCGATGTTTTTTTACAACACAGAAGAAAGAAGGTGGGAGGCAGAACACCATCCATTTACAGCACCAAAAGAAGAAGATATTGCACTTCTTGACAAAGAACCTTCAAAGGTAAGATCAAGGGCATATGATGTAATTATAAATGGTTTAGAAGTAGGAGGAGGAAGTATAAGAATTCATAACAGGGATTTACAGGAAAAGATATTTAGACTTCTTGGTATAGATAAAGAAACGGCAAGATTGAGGTTTGGATTTTTACTTAATGCATTTGCATATGGCGCACCGCCACATGGCGGCATTGCGCCGGGGCTTGACAGATTGGTTCGTCTTATAACAGGTGATGACAACATAAGAGAGGTAATTGCATTTCCAAAAACACAAAAAGCAATATGTCTTATGACAGAAGCACCATCGGAAGTATCTCAAGGGCAGTTAAAGGAATTGCATATAAATATAGTAGACAGTTATATGAAATTCGGCTCGGATTGA
- a CDS encoding site-specific DNA-methyltransferase: MKVKENQNLNLFPDLDLIEKGKSKGRTTEGLERLDLHGELQKKILPLCRLKYGDVWEDSVNGHKVGVLDATNLEDVRKIMGVEKAKLVVNDPPYNVPVGNANTNALFKINIGEYLRFSEKWVRNAILVMDKNAHFYVWLGADYKDNLQPLPDFIILIREFKELKPKNFITMRNQRGYGTQKNWMWVRQELLYYVKGNPDFNVEAEYTDIPKILRGYYKEINGRITENLERSKSKYIRAGNVWVDIQQVFYRMEENVPGCYTQKPLKAIERIILSATDEKDLVVDFFAHSGTTLIAGEQLKRKVYTFDIDPIFTEITIRRLEHFRRTGKTGWQWQNPFPEIEDKVLSQQK; encoded by the coding sequence ATGAAAGTGAAAGAGAACCAAAATTTGAATTTGTTTCCAGATTTAGACCTTATTGAAAAAGGCAAAAGTAAGGGGAGAACCACCGAAGGACTTGAACGGTTAGACCTTCATGGAGAATTACAAAAAAAGATATTACCATTATGCAGGTTAAAGTATGGAGATGTGTGGGAGGACTCAGTTAATGGACATAAGGTAGGCGTATTGGATGCAACAAATCTGGAAGATGTAAGAAAAATAATGGGCGTGGAAAAAGCAAAGTTAGTTGTAAATGACCCACCCTATAATGTGCCGGTGGGAAATGCAAATACAAACGCTCTCTTTAAAATAAATATAGGAGAATATTTAAGGTTTTCAGAAAAATGGGTGCGAAATGCAATTTTAGTGATGGATAAAAATGCTCATTTTTATGTTTGGTTAGGTGCAGATTACAAAGACAATCTTCAACCTCTTCCTGATTTTATTATTTTAATAAGAGAATTCAAGGAGTTGAAACCTAAAAATTTCATTACCATGAGAAACCAAAGAGGATATGGAACGCAAAAAAACTGGATGTGGGTTAGACAGGAACTCCTTTATTATGTTAAGGGCAATCCCGATTTTAATGTAGAAGCTGAATATACAGATATTCCTAAAATATTAAGGGGATACTATAAAGAAATTAATGGAAGAATTACAGAAAATTTAGAACGAAGCAAATCGAAGTATATAAGAGCTGGCAATGTGTGGGTAGATATTCAGCAAGTATTTTATAGGATGGAAGAAAATGTCCCCGGTTGTTATACCCAGAAACCTTTGAAAGCAATAGAGAGAATAATTTTATCAGCAACGGATGAAAAAGATTTAGTTGTAGACTTCTTTGCCCATTCTGGAACTACCTTGATCGCTGGGGAGCAATTGAAAAGAAAAGTATATACATTTGATATTGACCCTATATTTACTGAGATTACGATAAGGAGATTAGAGCAT